The genomic window GACAAATCGTTTTGCATTTAGAGCAGAATACATCGAggtcatcttcttcgtcatcattATCCGCTAATTTGAAATCAGATACCTTTTCTGatttaatttctttatGACTAGAGTCGAGACGTGAATTAATATACGTCTCCTTACAGCCATCGGAAAAGAGTGTTTCACCTACTATATCTTTAACTTTTGCCATATTTTTAAATTCACGATTAAACCACTCTTTGAGCTCCACAGCACAtgttgaaacaaaactAGCATCGAACGATTCAGGGCTTCTCAAATATGCGTTCAGTACGTTGCTCATCAAGTCAAATATGTTTACAACAGCCGTTCTTTTGGCTAATTTATAATCATTAATGGACTCTTGACCATATGGAAGCCATAAATCGAGAGTAAAATTGACTGCCtcattaaaattaaaaccACAGTTGAAACCAGCATGATAACACTTAGGAAATGTAATTATGTATTCTCCTGGATTTTGAATAGCTTTGTAGCAGGAGATACCTGAATCAGTAAATCTTTTGCTGTAAGGAGAAATCAAAGTAATCAATTGATGGAGCAAATCTGGCTGTCTCTCAAAAAGGTCTGGGGAAATacttttcatcatttcGTCAAATGTCGCGGTATCACGTTCGGGTATAGAATACCAAACCTTTTGTGATCCTGCATGTTGATAATTGGCACTCAAAGTGTATTGGTCTTCAAGATGCCAGCAAAATGTCGAAAATGTCGATCCTACATATATCCAAGGGATAGTCATACCTGAAATTTTTCTATTGATGATTGATAAAAGGGATCCTTTGGCTCGAGGAAGATTCATAAGATTCCATGGGTGAGCACTAATTTCGAGATAATTCTTGTATTCTTCTGattcttcatttttaatAGATGACGGTACGTATTCAGTTGTTGGAAAGCCTGAAGTTTGCCCTGGCTTGTTATTATGTATATCAGCTCCATATCTCACCGTTAGGGGGTTTGAATCCATTGACTCTACATGTTTCCAGAACATTTTTTCCAAGGATTGTATATCTGTTGGTTTATTACCATCGAATAACTTTTCGTCAAATTGCGAACAGTACTCTTTGAAGGACTTGAGAGTAAATAACGAAGATGGTTCTTTAAATCCGTAATAACCATTCCCAATGATGCAGGTATTGCATATCCATTCTTTAACCGAAGATGGTTTCACATTTGAGTTGTTAATGTGATCTACGCATTTGTTATGAAATTTGGATTCGCATGAGTTACAAGTTTTGTGCGATGACGATTTGGACACCATTCTTGAACAAATGGGACATTTatcgtcttcatcatcatcatcatcatcagcatcttcttcctcttgaaCGTCAGTATCACTGTCTAGGTAGTCCAATTCTTCACCAGGCAAgacttcttcattttcatcttctgatCTTTCCGTGGAGTTTTCCTCTTCAAGTAATGATTTTGGGTAATCATATCTGTAGAGCAAACGGGAGATGTGGGTATTATTAGCCTCACCTTTAGCCAAAATCTGGTTGTACAAGAATCGATAATAGGGCAAAATATGTGCCGTAAAGACTCTTTTCAATTCCAGCGGATTTGATGGTGCTAGTTGCTTTGCTATTGCGTCCCACGCTTTCTGATCCTTCATCATGTCCCTTGGATTAACAAGCGGAAAAAACGATCCCTGGCCCTCATCAGCAAAAGGAGTCCCatttctttgtcttttcctCCTACTTCTGCTCCTGTTATTAGATTTCCTGTACCCATCACTGTTATCTTCTTGCTCATGGTTTGGATAACCCCCAGTAGCGCTAGTCTGGAAGTACCGAACTACCGTCTTGTAAATGTCATAATAGTATAATGGTTCCGACTGACCTTTAATAGAGACTTCTGCCGACGCCAAGAGTTTAGAATCACCACGGCTCCTCTTTAAATTGTTGAGCTGTTTCCAAAATAAAAGTCTGGACCTATTCTCAATATCCAACTCCATTAACGTCTGTAGTCTACATTTGAAAGTAAAgtgttcttcatcaatgcCAAAATGCGGCTTGAACCCTGCCGGTGGGATCATCTTCACCATACCATATTTGATACCCAACTTCTTTACCGTAGGAGAAGATAAGTAGGCAATAGGATCCTTGAACTCTTCCTCAGAAGGCCTCAAGGTTGGTATTTCCTGCATCGTTTGAGTGAAAATCCGCTACTAAAGTCAAACCAACACCACGGAATCGGAGAACTGCTGAGACCCAGATATTTCTATTGGCTAATATATTACACCACAAAACCAGCTCACTGCCTAACGTAGTGTGCTGGGTTAGATTTACCCTATAACCAAATTTTTACCTGTTTGCAGGTACCATTCATTATTGAGAATATGATATCATTTGACATAATTGTCGATGCTCTCTGCagaaatcaaatcaaattcttATATAAGAGGAAATGGGTTTCTGTATCATTCgagttgaaaaaaagataatgaaaagaacCGGCTTGTGTTCTATACAAAGGGATACACAGCTCCATATTTGCAACATGTATCCATTGTTCGGCCCATGGCTGATTGCCTTGGGTTTGGCATTGAAACCTGGCATACAAAAATTCTGCTTCCACCTGCAACATGTGTCACCTCATTTTAGGCCACTAAAGACCCCATCCACATACAAATATAAATACGATAAGTAAAAATACAGTAGCGTTTGGAGAATACAAGTGGTGCTTGCCATACCCCACTCGATTCGTGGCCATTTCAGGCAGGCAAGCAGGCAGACAGGCTGGTCTATGCAGTATCGGGACGCACCAGTAAATGCGTTCGTTACATTGCGGCACTGCGTCACTGCGTCACTTTTGACGTCCACGTGATTTACATCCCTTCAGCGCAACGCAGCATTATGCAAGAAaggaaaaccaaaaaaaccaaaaaatcaaaaaaaaaacagcaGTATGCTATGTCAAAGTCACGTGaacgttttttttttttttttttttttattctttttttttggctggCGACAGACGGCCCGATGATGCGTCATACACagtatttttcaatataagAAAGCGACATAGGGCGATATAGGGTTTTGAAGATCAAAAAGCAGGTATGATGGATGATTGATGATTACTGATTGAGGAGGAAATTTTTGTGTTTAAGAGGGGCCGGGAATTGCATTGTATCCAGGAAATTGGGTAAATCTACCGCCTAGCGTTATAGAGCAAGAATTGAATAGAATAGTATACGATGGGTTACACTTTAGCTATTGTAGGTTGCGGTGTGATGGGCCAGGCATTGTTGAGTGCCATTTACAATGCACCAAAAGCCGAAGAGTCATTGGCAGAACATTATCCCAGCAAGATCATTGCTTGCAACGAGTCAGCTTTGAGTTCGAGTTCTGTGGAAAAACTTGTGAAGGGATTCGGCAAATCTCCAAATGCGATTGAGGTGGAGATTTTCACTGCAAGAAACGTGGAAGCCGTCAAGCAGTCAAGCGTCGTTATTCTAGCGGTGAAGCCATACTTGGCTGAGAAGGTTATGGAGGAGATTAAGCCTGAGGGCACAGGTCCAGTGTTGATTTCTTTGGCAGCTGGTGTGACGTTGAGCCAATTGACGGCGTACTTCCCTAATTCTGTCCGCGTGATGACCAACACTCCAGCCAAGTTCGGGTACGGGACAGCTGTTGTATCGTATGCCGAGGCTGTGAGCGAGTCAAACAAAACCCGTGTGAAGGAGCTAGTGCGTCACGTTGGGACCTGTTTGGAGCTCCCAGAAAAGAACATGGACGCAGCTACCGCATTGGTTGGGTCCGGACCAGCCTTTGCGCTCTTGATTATAGAGTCGATGATGGAGGCCGGTCTAAAGATGGGGATTCCATTGAAGGAGTCCAGAGAGTGTGCCATCAAGGTTTTGGAGGGCACAGCCAAGATGGTCGAGATCACAGGAGAGAGTCCTGGCGCGCTAAAACACCAGGTGTGTACGCCAGGAGGAACGACGATTGCGGGGCTTTGCGTCATGGAAGATAAGGGCGTGAAGTCCGGCATTATCCGTGGTATCGAGGAGGCTGCCAGGGTCGCTACGGAGCTCGGTCAgggcaagaagaagtaatagtagtattagtagtagtagtacttatagtcacgtgatcaaTACACCTACATGCGTATATACCATCACCACACACGTCCCCAGCAATACCGTCCGTTGGCCGGCTGGGATCCGACTGGAAACAACGCGAAACAGGTGCGTCCGCACGCTCGCACGCGCGCACGTCATCCTAAACGGCGGTAGGATCAGAGAGCCTGGAGCGCGAGCGCTCGAGCGCTGGAGCGCTCGCACTCCTTCCCCTAAATGCAGCAAAATAACTTTTAGTTTCAGCTGTAGAGAGAGCATGCGGCCTACAACTTGCACACGTACACCACACTTCACTTCTCCAGCCAATCAGATCTCGAATTCGCCGCCTCTGCCTTTGCGTCTGCCAGCTCGCGGGGTGCGGTGCGGACTGTACGCACGCAGCAAAAAAAAGCTGCGAGAAAAACGCCCATAGAGAGCAGACACCCGGTGTTACCCTACCGCAATTGTCTTCACTTTTCCCATTTTTCAGTGTATTTCCACATCTTGCCTCTTTGTCCGGATGGTACTCTGCTGCGGGCGTGTCTAAATGTTCGAGATTCCAACCATGGAAGCAGCACCGGAAACTCTCCAGCACAGAaaacgagaaaaaaaaattcaagaagaaaaaaaaaaaaaaaaaaaaaactagaAAATTTTTTGAGAAATTTTTTGGGTTCGATCTCATAGGTTAGAGCATGCAgtgaaaatattgataaCTATATATTGAGATTATAAAAGACCAATTTTCTCCTTTAACAACAAACTTTTCTTACAATATAAGAGAGGGCAATTAGAGGTATAGAGTTACTTTGCTAAGTTATAGGTTAGGTTAgctttgtttttgattcaattcaattcaattcagatcacttttcttgtttgcTGGATAGTCTTGTTTAGTGGTGGAAAAGAGACAAGGTTAAGAATCTAATTCACGATGGTCTTGCCAAGATTATACGCTGCTTCATCTCGTGCAGCTTTCCAAGCTGCCAGACGTGCTGTTCCCTTCACCGGTGTGAGAGGTtatgctgctgctgccgccTCCGAAGGTAAGGTTAGAGCCGTTATTGGTGCTATTGTTGATGTTCAATTCGAACAAGGTCAATTGCCAGAAATTTTGAACGCTTTGGAGATTGAAACTCCTCAAGGTAAGTTGGTTTTGGAAGTTGCCCAACATTTGGGTGAAAACACCGTCAGAACCATTGCTATGGACGGTACCGAAGGTTTGGTCCGTGGTGAGAAGGTTTTGGACACTGGTGCTCCAATTTCCGTCCCAGTCGGTAGAGAAACTTTGGGTAGAATCATCAACGTTATTGGTGAGCCAATTGACGAAAGAGGCCCAATCAAGTCCAAGATGAGAAAGCCAATTCACGCTGACCCTCCATCCTTTGTTGAACAATCCACTGCTGCTGAAGTTTTGGAAACCGGTATCAAGGTTGTCGACTTGTTGGCCCCATACGCCAGAGGTGGTAAGATTGGTTTGTTCGGTGGTGCCGGTGTCGGTAAGACCGTTTTCATCCAAGAGTTGATTAACAACATCGCCAAGGCCCATGGTGGTTTCTCCGTCTTCACCGGTGTCGGTGAAAGAACCAGAGAAGGTAACGATTTGTACCGTGAAATGAAGGAAACCGGTGTCATCAACTTGGAAGGTGACTCCAAGGTCGCCTTGGTCTTCGGTCAAATGAACGAACCACCTGGAGCTAGAGCCAGAGTTGCCTTGACCGGTTTGACTATCGCTGAATACTTCagagatgaagaaggtcaagatgtgttgttgtttatcGACAACATTTTCAGATTCACACAAGCCGGTTCCGAAGTGTCCGCTTTGTTGGGTCGTATTCCATCCGCTGTCGGTTACCAACCTACTTTGGCCACCGATATGGGTTTGTTGCAAGAAAGAATTACCACTACCAAGAAGGGTTCCGTTACCTCCGTCCAAGCTGTCTACGTCCCTGCTGATGATTTGACTGATCCTGCTCCAGCTACCACTTTCGCCCATTTGGACGCCACCACCGTGTTGTCCAGAGGTATCTCCGAATTGGGTATCTACCCAGCTGTCGATCCATTGGATTCCAAGTCTAGATTGTTGGACGCTGCCGTTGTCGGTCAAGAACATTACGACGTCGCTACTcaagttcaacaaactTTGCAAGCTTACAAGTCTTTGCAAGATATCATTGCCATTTTGGGTATGGATGAATTGTCTGAACAAGACAAGTTGACTGTCGAAAGAGCCAGAAAGATCCAAAGATTCTTGTCTCAACCATTCGCCGTCGCCGAAGTTTTCACTGGTATCCCAGGTAGATTGGTCAGATTAAAGGACACCATCGCTTCCTTCAAGGCTGTTTTGGAAGGTAAGTACGATCACTTGCCAGAAAATGCCTTCTATATGGTTGGTGGTAttgaagatgttgttgCTAAGGCTGAAAAATTGGCTGCTGAAGCTAACTAGAGCTCTTCCTTCAAACACGATTTGAATTCTCTATTTTCTGTTTAATTTTCTCCTTTTTTTCACTGCCTCATCTTTCCTGCTAGgtgcttcttttgttttttttactgTTTAACCTCCTTTAAATGGAGTCACTGATTGTTCAATGCCGTTTTGCTTACAACTTTCTGTGACCTCTAATAGAGAGAAAACATAGGAGACAGAAGAATCATCGTAGCTCAAGAGAAAcatggaagaaagaagatttaTTTCCACCTAGGTTCTAGTTTGAGTTGACTCAACTTTACATTAAAGcaaaatcaatcaatcgCCTTCAAAAGAATAGTTGCATACATGTttatttttccttttctatTTTGGAGAAGTCTGGTGCCTTTCCATTCAGAGAACATGTTTGAGATGCGTGAATGTTTTAACAACAcattatgatgatgacgaaatTTCTGTAGTTGgattaatttttttgccTTAATACGCAGGGTTGTGAGGataactttttttccttttgtgTTTGTAAATATTCACTCGCACTTTAAAGAGGTTTATCATACCTCACTACTTCTAGCCCTATTAAACAACGACAACATTCCAattatataaataaaagaaataagTACAACAACTTTATATTCAAGATTAGTAAAAAAATAGTATACACTCTTATACAAGTCTTTCCACGGGTCCAAGACCTTGGTATCTGTGCCTTCTGCATTTAGCCATACCCTTTACTTTAATTTCTATATAGTTcatattttcatttcttatGGCAGACAGACATATAaatcattttcaatatttgtCAGATGAGATAAATAATGTAAACGCAGAAAATGAAGCTCCGAACCTTAATTATAAACAATAAAGTCAATTAGATAACAAAGTAGCCTTAGAAGCCTTCCCTCCCAGACTTTCCTAACATCTCAAAGCTAGGCTTCAGCGATTACGAAATCGGCAATGCAGTGTATCCGCCGATATTTTTCATCACTTAATCCAAATCAACTCTTCCGATTCGAGTCATGCCAACTTAAAAACAAATCGTACATCAAACTTATAGGCCCTGACTCCGTTAAATTCCTTAATGGTCTGATAACAAGTAAATTGCAGCCTAACTTTGTCAAGAAAAACCTTACCACCCTTTCTTTAGACGAACCACAGAgggatgaagaaatatcGTCATTAGACTTCTCGAAATATAACTGGGGCATCTACAAAGAATGCAGCTCAATGAAGAATCATATATCGAGATTTGGAACATATACTGGGTTTCTTAATATGAAAGGGAAACTTCTCACGGACTCAATAATATACCCCTACCCCTTTACCATCGGAAGCATAAAGGACAAAAAATTCCCGGAGTACATCTTAGAGTTTGACAGTCACATAGCTTCAAGAATGGAAAAGTCTTTAATCAACCATAAGCTACTAAGTAAAGTGAAAATTAAACCACTTTCAAGTGAGCAACTAAAAACATGGGATACCTTTATTATAATGCCAGAAGAATATGAACTGTTAGACAATTTATTAAATCCAATGATGGAGATGAAGGATGGAGAACAAGCGCTCAGCTTTGCcaagttcttttcatcaatgTTCTTCCAAGGAAATGAAGATAAAATCAAGGCTGTCTATTTTGACACCCGCTTGATCAATGAATTGTACGAAGGAAGACTAAAACCTATGTTCAGAATTGTTACGGATAGCTCTGTTGATGACATTAACGATATTTTTAATTGTACGGCATTCGAGAATATATCTTTTGCTAAACTAAAAGTTAATCCGGAGGAAATTCAACGGGATAGGTTTAAGTTTGGGCTTCTCGATGGCTGCCATGAATACATACCCGAATCATTACTTCCCTTAGAAGTAAACTTCGACTACTTTGAGGATACTATCAACAGTGATAAGGGTTGTTACGTAGGACAGGAACTAACGGCAAGAACTTTTGCTACCGGTGTACTTAAAAAGCGGACAGTGGGAATTGAGTTAAAAGAACATGAAAAGCTAGCAAATTGGGACCGTTCCAAATACCTAAACATATTTAGTAAATTGGAACTCGAGGCTAGTAAACAGGAGAGCGACGCTGCACCTAATCCATTTGGTTCTTCTAACAAGCCTATTAAAAAGAGAACTAGACCAGCAGGTCAATTGATCAATATAAGCGGTGATATTGGTTTGGCGGTTTTCAGAAAAGAATACATATATCATGCATTACAACACAACCATGACATAGATGCTTACATCGAGTTGCCAAACAATGAATCTGTTCCTTGTTCAATAAAACTAGAGTGGCTAGATAGATTCCGTGAATCTGAAGACTAAGGCATCGAAAGCTCATAACAACAGGGCTCTTGTGGCAGCTATCtatatttattttagtGATTGGGTAAAAGTTGTCACTTCAtacttgtatatatatacatatatttaaacTTCAATATTCATTAGTGACAGGAGAATTTACTATTGCCTGAAAAAGTGATGTTATTAAGTTGGTTACTTTACACAGGTAATGTATTAATCGTCTAAGACACaactttatatatatgctcGAACTTATTATTAGGGAGGGTCCAAACAACACACACTGCATTATTGTGAATGAATGATCAATTCATGCCGCCGAGGGCAGCACTGGGACTGTTGTTTTTGCTATAttagtttttcaaaattgtcATACACCCATACATCCAAATAATGTCCCTTTTCaaagtaaaaaaatataatccAAGAAATGCATTCCTATTTAGGCAAACCCTGGttattttcaagatttcCCGTTTTGGAGTTTCTGAAGCATGTACCACCTCGGTTGCTCGTTTTGTCTGAGCTGTGCCGCTCGTTTCTTCCCGTGTGAGGAGGTCACCGAGGGGAGGAACCTAGTCTTCTCTTCCTAGCTTGCCAAGGTGGTCCTGCCTAGACTCTGTTAGCGTAGACAGACACTCCACCAGACTCCTGGCGGGAAGTCCCTCTAGTTTCCCTTTCTAGTGGGAGATGGCGGGAGGAATCGCTTGCAGGCGTATGCTGAAACTTTGGCGATTTTTTGTCGGATTCGAATTCTGAGTAGGGAACAGAGAGAGATTGTGTGTGCAGTTTGTAGAGGATTCGGTAGGAGTGTagttaatttttttcttgagatAGTATTGAAAGATATTATAACACAGTTTTTCACTAATACTGATTAAATTGGTAGAACTAGTAGTTAGGCTTTATTAGTTCATACTTGGTTTATTTGATAGTTTCGTTTTGATCGAGAGAGCAAGAGGACCGTTAGGAACGTAGATAACACACATCGAAATGTCTGAACACGAAGCCGcagttgaagttgaagtcCAAGAAGACTTTGAAGTCGTTCAAGAATTTGTTCCTGTTGAATTGGCCACTGCCATTCCAGAAGACATTCAACAAGCTCAAACTGAGATcaagttgttcaacaaaTGGTCTTTCGAAGATGTTGAAGTCAAGGACCCATCTTTGGTCGACTACATCCAAATCACCAAGCCAATCTACGTTGCCCACACTGCTGGCCGTTACGCCAACAAGAGATTCAGAAAGGCTCAATGTCCTATCGTTGAAAGATTGACCAACtctttgatgatgaacGGTAGAAACAACGGTAAGAAGTTGAAGGCTGTCAGAATCATCAAGCACACCATGGAAATCATTAACGTTTTGACTGACCAAAACCCTCTACAAGTCATTGTTGATGCTATCATCAACTCTGGTCCAAGAGAAGACACCACCAGAGtcggtggtggtggtgctgcCAGAAGACAAGCCGTCGATGTCTCTCCATTGAGAAGAGTTAACCAAGCCATTGCTTTGTTGACCATCGGTGCCAGAGAAGCTGCCTTCAGAAACATCAAGACTATCGCTGAAACTTTGGCCGAAGAATTGATCAACGCTGCTAAGGGTTCTTCCACTTCTTACgctatcaagaagaaggatgaATTGGAAAGAGTTGCCAAGTCCAACCGTtaaggaaaataataatatcaatGCTACCCgtaaattttttttattaattatTACATTTGCACTATTGCCATTATATTAACTACTGTCATTAAAAGAATACAAAGTACTATTATATGGTTATTAtaagttttttttcctcaACAATCACAGAATAATCAACCCTTTCGAATATGGTCCCCAGCAGCCGCACGGGACTATATTTTCAGATTCATTCATCGTAAAAAACCCAAAGGTGTAGAAGGTTTAGCTTACCCACCTTTTACATATGACATCGAATTGGGAACTCAATGCCTACAGCGAGCGGGGGGTCCTCCCCGCGCGCTGTGTGCCTTTTGTCTCTTCCATTCAAAACCCACAACCTTTTAAATCACTTTACAGGTGTCGAACGTCACGTGTGGGAAACCCCCTCATCAAATATCTTTATGGGAGGGGAACTAACCCATTTACCACATGCTTCTATATAGCTTGTTAAGTATTTTCTCCTCtagtatagtataataCAAAACAATCAATTTAGTTTTACAAGAAATGATGgacaaacaaacaaacaatcaaaaagaaaatctgGTCACGTGCGCACCAGGGTACTACTAACTAAAAAGCTAACTCgctttgtcttttcttccttcgCCTTTAACCCGGACACAACCACACCGCCAAACCCTCTTTCTCCGTCTACTCCGAGCGTGGTCACgacaaaatcaaatcaCAAACACAAtcacaaaacaaaaaaaaaaaaacatagCCCCTGCTTTGCCCATAACCGACCCAGATAACACTGTACCACCGGCtggtcttcttctcctttcCCTGTCATTTTATCTGTCATTAATCATTTTTCTCCTCCATAAAATGATCAGCGCGCGTCAGGGAAAAACGCGGTTTTGAGTCCGATCTCTACAGGCATGTCAGAGCGGCAAGCCGTTCTGTTCTGTTCATGCCCCGCGCTAGTGTAAGCAATACTTAAAGCCTGGTTTACGCCAGTCCAAGGTTTTATTGATGACCAAAGAAAAGCTGGGAAGGTTCAGGGTTGATGATGACTGATGAATGAtgattcttttcctttagGGCGTCGCTCCggacttttttttgtgaGGTTTAGGGTAGAGAGCACCTTAATCCGATAATGCGATGCgcttgtgcttgtgcttgtgATTGTAAGTTTTGTTGATGCGTTTGCATGGCGTTTGTGtgtagtagcagtagcatCAGTTCTTTGTGGACTCCCCTCATCTAGCGATAAAGAAGTAGAGGTAGTAGAGGTAGTCAGTCGCACCTCCAGTTCAGTGAGTGacctttattttattgtttatttgttgtgTCTTTAGCAtagagtatatatatatggtaCCTTTCTTGACATGATTGGAGGTTTGACCACCAGTAGAGTAAATACAATGGTAGGTACCCCAGTGGTAGGTAGTAGCTAGCCAGACCAACACTAATCACCAGTAATGACTTCCACCTTTATAAACGAAAAAGACTTGCCCAAGCTACCTCTTCCGGACTTACACCAGTCCCTGGTTGAGATGGAGGAATCTCTCAAACCATTGTACTATGCAGACGGATACTACAAACATCCTTTGCATCCGGAAGAGTCCAATGAGTTGCACGAAAATATAAAAACGTTCATGAGCTCAAAGGCTGCCGCCAAATTGCAAGACAAATTGGCGATATTCGACCGTTTCAACGGATGTTACTTGGACAGATTACATCTAGATATCAACAACCACACATCCACAAAGGAGATTCAGGATGACGTCTTGCCCAGAAATCCGTTTCTTGTGCTAGCAGAAGATGCGGATACCAGCATTTCACAGGCAGCTAGGTGCGGCGTGCTTTGTTCGTCTGCTTTGAGGTTTGTAAGCGCTTTTAGACAGAACGTATTGCCCCCAGACTACGGCAAGAATGGCAAGCCGATGAGCATGCTTCCGTATGTCAATCTATTTGGTACGACCCGGTGCCCTGTTTTTGAACACGGGGAAGTGGAGTCATTTGACTTAAACAAGCCCTACGACGAATCAGACCTCGAAGCAGAGTTGAACAATCTTTCGGCGCAAAGAAGGCCTTCAACAGCTTCCTCAGAGGCATCGGCCTCAGATGACGAAGTGGAATTTTTCAACGTCCACGGCATCACAAAGAAACAGTATCCTGATTCAAAACACATATTGATCATCTCCAGAGGACAGTACTACACTTTGGACGTCTTGGACGAAAAGAATGACGTGTTGTTCACAGACTCGCAACTATCCCAGGCTTTCCAACATATTATCGACGATTCAACAACTTCTCGCGGGTTGAAAAGAGCCACCGCGTTGGGATCTCTCACGTCTTATTCCTTCAAGAACTGGAAGTAtgcaagaaagagattgcAAAAACGTTACCCACAAGAGTTGAATACCATCGACTCTGCGTTGTTTGTCGTCGTTCTTGATGAATCAACAAGTACCAGTGACATCAATGAGGATTGCAAGCGATTATATTACGGTACAAGTGTCATTGACGATGTTACTGGTTTCCAGGTTGGTTCTTGCACTTCTAGATGGTACGACAAATTACAGTTGATCGTTACCGCAGACTCAAAAGCGGCCGTAATCTGGGATTCGTTCACATGCGACGGAAGCGTCGTTTTGAGGTTCACTAGCGACATTTACGCAGAGTCTATCTTGAGATTAGCCAGAGAAGTCCACGGCGGGGACCCTCACTTTTCTCTATGGCCACAAATACCAAAGGCTAGCTCTAAAGACCCTTGGCCTAAAAAGCTCTCCAAGATAAGCTGGTCATTCAGTCACATTTTGAACACACATGTTCACTTATCTGAGACTAAATTGACAGATTTAATATCGAAACACGATATTGTCCATACTAGTATTCCATTCGG from Kluyveromyces marxianus DMKU3-1042 DNA, complete genome, chromosome 6 includes these protein-coding regions:
- the JHD2 gene encoding histone demethylase; this encodes MQEIPTLRPSEEEFKDPIAYLSSPTVKKLGIKYGMVKMIPPAGFKPHFGIDEEHFTFKCRLQTLMELDIENRSRLLFWKQLNNLKRSRGDSKLLASAEVSIKGQSEPLYYYDIYKTVVRYFQTSATGGYPNHEQEDNSDGYRKSNNRSRSRRKRQRNGTPFADEGQGSFFPLVNPRDMMKDQKAWDAIAKQLAPSNPLELKRVFTAHILPYYRFLYNQILAKGEANNTHISRLLYRYDYPKSLLEEENSTERSEDENEEVLPGEELDYLDSDTDVQEEEDADDDDDDEDDKCPICSRMVSKSSSHKTCNSCESKFHNKCVDHINNSNVKPSSVKEWICNTCIIGNGYYGFKEPSSLFTLKSFKEYCSQFDEKLFDGNKPTDIQSLEKMFWKHVESMDSNPLTVRYGADIHNNKPGQTSGFPTTEYVPSSIKNEESEEYKNYLEISAHPWNLMNLPRAKGSLLSIINRKISGMTIPWIYVGSTFSTFCWHLEDQYTLSANYQHAGSQKVWYSIPERDTATFDEMMKSISPDLFERQPDLLHQLITLISPYSKRFTDSGISCYKAIQNPGEYIITFPKCYHAGFNCGFNFNEAVNFTLDLWLPYGQESINDYKLAKRTAVVNIFDLMSNVLNAYLRSPESFDASFVSTCAVELKEWFNREFKNMAKVKDIVGETLFSDGCKETYINSRLDSSHKEIKSEKVSDFKLADNDDEEDDLDVFCSKCKTICPIGFVAHSKTKRLRSKRRNLTAMTPNEWNQLSAEGVIDIYCLEDYLSYVTEIDEQEESEDDSENQTSNDHFQNDILFYFREDDEIRKLIIQVERALEKRLR
- the PRO3 gene encoding pyrroline-5-carboxylate reductase yields the protein MGYTLAIVGCGVMGQALLSAIYNAPKAEESLAEHYPSKIIACNESALSSSSVEKLVKGFGKSPNAIEVEIFTARNVEAVKQSSVVILAVKPYLAEKVMEEIKPEGTGPVLISLAAGVTLSQLTAYFPNSVRVMTNTPAKFGYGTAVVSYAEAVSESNKTRVKELVRHVGTCLELPEKNMDAATALVGSGPAFALLIIESMMEAGLKMGIPLKESRECAIKVLEGTAKMVEITGESPGALKHQVCTPGGTTIAGLCVMEDKGVKSGIIRGIEEAARVATELGQGKKK
- the ATP2 gene encoding F1F0 ATP synthase subunit beta, which codes for MVLPRLYAASSRAAFQAARRAVPFTGVRGYAAAAASEGKVRAVIGAIVDVQFEQGQLPEILNALEIETPQGKLVLEVAQHLGENTVRTIAMDGTEGLVRGEKVLDTGAPISVPVGRETLGRIINVIGEPIDERGPIKSKMRKPIHADPPSFVEQSTAAEVLETGIKVVDLLAPYARGGKIGLFGGAGVGKTVFIQELINNIAKAHGGFSVFTGVGERTREGNDLYREMKETGVINLEGDSKVALVFGQMNEPPGARARVALTGLTIAEYFRDEEGQDVLLFIDNIFRFTQAGSEVSALLGRIPSAVGYQPTLATDMGLLQERITTTKKGSVTSVQAVYVPADDLTDPAPATTFAHLDATTVLSRGISELGIYPAVDPLDSKSRLLDAAVVGQEHYDVATQVQQTLQAYKSLQDIIAILGMDELSEQDKLTVERARKIQRFLSQPFAVAEVFTGIPGRLVRLKDTIASFKAVLEGKYDHLPENAFYMVGGIEDVVAKAEKLAAEAN
- the IBA57 gene encoding Iba57p, which translates into the protein MQCIRRYFSSLNPNQLFRFESCQLKNKSYIKLIGPDSVKFLNGLITSKLQPNFVKKNLTTLSLDEPQRDEEISSLDFSKYNWGIYKECSSMKNHISRFGTYTGFLNMKGKLLTDSIIYPYPFTIGSIKDKKFPEYILEFDSHIASRMEKSLINHKLLSKVKIKPLSSEQLKTWDTFIIMPEEYELLDNLLNPMMEMKDGEQALSFAKFFSSMFFQGNEDKIKAVYFDTRLINELYEGRLKPMFRIVTDSSVDDINDIFNCTAFENISFAKLKVNPEEIQRDRFKFGLLDGCHEYIPESLLPLEVNFDYFEDTINSDKGCYVGQELTARTFATGVLKKRTVGIELKEHEKLANWDRSKYLNIFSKLELEASKQESDAAPNPFGSSNKPIKKRTRPAGQLINISGDIGLAVFRKEYIYHALQHNHDIDAYIELPNNESVPCSIKLEWLDRFRESED
- the RPS5 gene encoding 40S ribosomal protein uS7 → MSEHEAAVEVEVQEDFEVVQEFVPVELATAIPEDIQQAQTEIKLFNKWSFEDVEVKDPSLVDYIQITKPIYVAHTAGRYANKRFRKAQCPIVERLTNSLMMNGRNNGKKLKAVRIIKHTMEIINVLTDQNPLQVIVDAIINSGPREDTTRVGGGGAARRQAVDVSPLRRVNQAIALLTIGAREAAFRNIKTIAETLAEELINAAKGSSTSYAIKKKDELERVAKSNR